A single Rhizobium sp. NRK18 DNA region contains:
- a CDS encoding carotenoid oxygenase family protein, producing MNQHTNLRPGLQFPDDIVFNGYAAPVRIEGEVHDLEVIGRIPAELEGIYIRNSADHAYPPLHGKDIFLNGDGMVHMVRFQNGHADLTMKYVRTRKFELERSARRALFGAYRNPFTDSPEVEGEDANTANTSVLWHHGKLYALKEAGRPYELDPNDLTTRGETDFGGQLKSRTFTAHPKIDPVTGECVAFAYNCEGVASDEIEVYSIDKEGQFTRTERFKAPYCSMVHDFMVSRNYIAFVICPMVCEWDRVEKGEAYWHWDSHKSTYIAVIPRDQGVKAIRWFTAPKIAMQTHTFNAWDDGSRLVLDHFVTESGWLSQFPDIHNPHAHEMPPFGERWIVDLSSEGSDVKIERFINHIGEMPVVDNRFSMRRTRHYWFGTNHPAKWPMLEPGPKGPPFTCLGHFDEQTGKIELFYAGPDASPEEPCFVPRSPDAEEGDGFLMTMVGRRKENRTDLVILDARRLSQGPLAVVKFPCRVHEGFHGIWVPGSALGSDRGF from the coding sequence ATGAACCAGCATACCAACTTGAGGCCCGGCCTGCAGTTTCCTGACGACATCGTCTTCAACGGCTACGCGGCCCCCGTCCGGATCGAAGGCGAAGTGCATGACCTCGAGGTGATCGGCCGTATTCCGGCCGAACTGGAAGGCATCTATATCCGCAACAGCGCCGACCACGCCTATCCGCCGCTGCACGGCAAGGACATCTTCCTCAACGGCGACGGCATGGTCCACATGGTGCGCTTCCAGAACGGGCATGCGGACCTGACGATGAAATATGTCCGCACCCGCAAGTTCGAGCTGGAACGCTCGGCGCGCCGCGCGTTGTTCGGCGCTTACCGCAACCCCTTCACGGACAGCCCGGAAGTCGAGGGCGAGGATGCCAACACCGCGAACACGTCCGTCCTGTGGCACCACGGCAAGCTCTATGCCCTGAAAGAAGCGGGACGTCCCTACGAGCTCGATCCGAATGACCTGACGACCCGCGGCGAAACGGATTTCGGCGGACAGCTGAAAAGCCGCACCTTCACCGCCCATCCGAAGATCGATCCGGTGACCGGCGAATGTGTGGCTTTCGCCTATAACTGCGAAGGCGTCGCCAGCGACGAGATCGAGGTCTACTCCATCGACAAGGAAGGCCAGTTCACCCGCACCGAGCGCTTCAAGGCGCCGTATTGCTCGATGGTCCACGACTTCATGGTCTCGCGAAACTACATCGCCTTCGTCATCTGCCCGATGGTCTGCGAATGGGACCGGGTGGAAAAGGGCGAGGCCTACTGGCACTGGGACAGCCACAAGAGCACATACATCGCGGTTATTCCGCGCGATCAGGGGGTGAAGGCGATCCGCTGGTTCACGGCCCCGAAGATCGCCATGCAGACCCACACCTTCAACGCCTGGGACGACGGAAGCCGTCTGGTTCTCGACCACTTCGTGACGGAATCGGGCTGGCTCAGCCAGTTTCCCGACATTCACAATCCCCATGCCCACGAGATGCCGCCGTTCGGCGAGCGCTGGATCGTCGACCTTTCCAGCGAAGGGAGCGACGTCAAGATCGAGCGCTTCATCAACCACATCGGTGAAATGCCCGTGGTCGACAACCGCTTCTCGATGCGGCGCACGCGCCACTACTGGTTCGGCACCAACCATCCGGCAAAATGGCCGATGCTCGAACCCGGACCGAAAGGCCCTCCCTTCACCTGCCTCGGCCATTTCGACGAGCAGACCGGCAAGATCGAACTCTTCTATGCCGGCCCCGATGCGTCACCGGAAGAGCCGTGCTTCGTGCCGCGCAGCCCGGATGCGGAAGAGGGCGACGGCTTCCTGATGACCATGGTCGGACGACGGAAGGAAAACCGCACCGACCTCGTCATTCTCGATGCACGCAGGCTGTCGCAGGGTCCCCTTGCTGTGGTCAAGTTCCCCTGCCGTGTGCATGAGGGCTTCCACGGCATCTGGGTGCCGGGCAGCGCGCTCGGATCAGACCGCGGCTTCTAG
- a CDS encoding MFS transporter → MTKLNSWGGQATLSIGHMAGMIDLAALPLWIGSLMKFYGLAAPEAGLTVTAFLASVVISSVIFAPMFTRLKHRVFAFLGYCVAGCAFLTASWLPVSPDSLVNFMLLHAVAGLGVGAALSVTHGAMGRSANPHRLFGIANVAMGVLAVIMFAVLPGIIAAYGGPSIFVAFTITMAFGAVVAVLFFPEVPQANVAAAAQRAAAVKKPLPKAAWLTIGTIVCIALNQAMVFAFVERIGDMRNFGGNAIQSVLIVTGFVNLLPGILAAVLQKKFAPVNVGIAGPILQALFALSVTGATTFAFFAVPATLYVPLVIFTHTFMFGLLSRVDETGRAVAATPAMMMLGSAAGPALGGFVVATVGYPALGWAVSCFALVAVTFMLMTRRELARQPEQAAVVAA, encoded by the coding sequence ATGACGAAACTGAACAGTTGGGGCGGGCAAGCGACCCTGAGCATCGGCCACATGGCCGGCATGATCGATCTGGCGGCCTTGCCGCTGTGGATCGGCAGCCTGATGAAATTTTACGGCCTTGCCGCCCCTGAAGCCGGGCTGACGGTGACCGCCTTTCTCGCCTCCGTGGTCATTTCGAGCGTTATATTCGCGCCGATGTTCACGCGGCTCAAACACCGCGTCTTCGCCTTCTTGGGCTATTGTGTGGCCGGCTGTGCTTTCCTGACCGCTTCCTGGCTGCCGGTGTCGCCGGACAGTCTCGTGAATTTCATGCTGCTGCATGCCGTGGCCGGTCTCGGCGTTGGCGCGGCGCTTTCGGTAACCCACGGCGCCATGGGACGATCGGCCAACCCGCACCGTCTGTTCGGCATTGCCAATGTGGCGATGGGCGTTCTGGCTGTCATCATGTTTGCCGTCTTGCCGGGCATCATTGCCGCTTACGGCGGACCAAGCATCTTCGTCGCCTTCACCATCACGATGGCCTTTGGTGCGGTCGTCGCCGTTCTCTTCTTCCCGGAGGTTCCGCAGGCAAATGTCGCCGCCGCCGCTCAGCGGGCTGCCGCCGTGAAGAAGCCGCTTCCGAAGGCCGCGTGGCTGACGATCGGCACAATCGTCTGCATCGCCCTCAATCAGGCCATGGTCTTTGCCTTTGTGGAGCGGATCGGTGACATGCGCAATTTCGGCGGGAACGCAATCCAGAGCGTCCTGATCGTCACCGGTTTCGTCAACCTGTTGCCGGGCATTCTCGCCGCCGTGCTGCAGAAGAAGTTTGCGCCGGTCAATGTCGGCATCGCCGGCCCGATCCTCCAGGCGCTATTCGCCCTCTCCGTGACGGGCGCCACGACATTCGCCTTCTTCGCCGTCCCTGCGACGCTCTACGTGCCACTGGTGATCTTCACCCACACCTTCATGTTCGGCCTTCTTAGCCGGGTTGACGAGACGGGACGTGCCGTCGCCGCGACGCCGGCAATGATGATGCTCGGATCGGCGGCAGGCCCTGCACTCGGCGGTTTCGTTGTCGCCACCGTCGGTTATCCGGCTCTCGGCTGGGCGGTCAGCTGTTTTGCCCTCGTGGCGGTGACGTTCATGCTCATGACCCGTCGCGAATTGGCGCGTCAACCCGAACAGGCGGCGGTGGTCGCCGCCTGA
- a CDS encoding autotransporter domain-containing protein has protein sequence MRISHWAAVAAVSFVATDALGADAIEGGFQPPASAIALSNLGKAGLLRSYFDSDQFGSTQWRVGQARVTIGAAESSGLPNSHYKDGTTDTVIPLNFLFGLPDGQSALRLGVRGTFSNGANYPVELDGGTGRVDLQYLRFPNPDTMWALGGFFEYTDLDIEGSGSIKRPAGGVRADFLNEFSEHWGVAARAEYSWGESDLKINVGPGLVMEHKQGDDHLYTQAELIGQYRHDDFVFIPEDWVFHPVLGVQFQRSFIEATANSFGAVSSGVVGSTEDYGTVWAHMRLEKEVPPGGWSPNLLLGIEQEFVNDLDGVVDDPTYAVFGAGISRTFGHGNRFEISYTRHQGLEGRRWNQAIVGTLTMNF, from the coding sequence ATGAGAATTTCGCACTGGGCGGCCGTTGCCGCCGTTTCATTCGTCGCAACCGATGCCTTGGGCGCCGATGCAATCGAAGGGGGCTTCCAGCCGCCCGCATCCGCCATCGCGTTGTCCAATCTGGGGAAGGCAGGTCTTCTTCGCTCGTATTTCGATAGCGACCAGTTCGGTTCCACGCAATGGCGGGTCGGTCAGGCCCGCGTCACGATCGGCGCCGCCGAGTCTTCCGGGCTGCCGAACAGCCATTACAAGGATGGCACCACGGACACGGTCATTCCGCTGAATTTCTTGTTCGGCCTGCCGGACGGCCAGTCAGCGCTCCGCCTCGGCGTGCGCGGCACTTTTTCGAACGGGGCCAATTATCCCGTCGAGCTCGACGGCGGTACCGGCCGTGTCGATCTGCAGTATCTGCGCTTTCCCAACCCCGACACGATGTGGGCGCTGGGAGGCTTCTTTGAGTACACCGACCTCGATATCGAGGGGTCAGGATCGATCAAGCGCCCGGCTGGCGGTGTGCGTGCCGACTTCCTCAACGAGTTCAGCGAGCATTGGGGCGTTGCCGCGCGCGCCGAATATTCCTGGGGCGAGTCCGACCTCAAGATCAATGTCGGGCCCGGCCTGGTCATGGAGCACAAGCAGGGGGACGACCACCTCTACACACAGGCCGAGCTGATCGGTCAATATCGCCACGACGACTTCGTGTTCATCCCCGAAGACTGGGTTTTCCACCCGGTGCTCGGCGTTCAGTTCCAGCGCAGCTTCATCGAGGCGACTGCCAACAGCTTCGGTGCCGTTTCGTCCGGCGTGGTCGGCTCGACCGAGGACTACGGCACGGTCTGGGCGCATATGCGGCTGGAAAAGGAGGTCCCGCCCGGCGGCTGGTCGCCCAATCTCCTTCTCGGCATCGAGCAGGAATTCGTCAACGATCTCGACGGCGTTGTCGACGATCCGACCTATGCGGTTTTCGGCGCCGGCATATCCAGGACCTTCGGCCACGGCAACCGGTTCGAGATTTCCTACACGCGCCATCAGGGGCTGGAGGGACGCCGCTGGAACCAGGCCATCGTCGGCACGCTGACGATGAACTTCTGA
- a CDS encoding LysR family transcriptional regulator produces MRLDRFDLNLLVVLDVLLEERNVTRASERLCIGQSATSAALSRLRDYFGDALLVQVGRRMEPTPLAQSLAAPIRDVLMRARVAVSMRPVFDPAEIECNFTIAASDYMIDLVLAETACNLARTTPGMCLNMGSVPEDIQAMFERGAIDLLIVPEQYASHMKHPQAELLQDEHVCMMCAEEARDIDVLTMDDYLDRGHVAIKLGDDASLAFEEWFLPRFGRQRRVECTIDQFNVAPLLVTGTRRVVTIHRRLAEKMAAMHPVKLLPAPFEMQPLREFMVWPRYLDEDPAHRWLRESIRATVERAEAA; encoded by the coding sequence ATGCGGCTGGACCGTTTCGATTTAAATCTTCTGGTTGTTCTCGATGTCCTCCTGGAAGAGCGCAATGTCACGCGCGCGAGTGAACGCCTTTGCATCGGCCAGTCCGCCACCAGCGCGGCACTCTCACGGCTACGCGACTATTTCGGGGATGCGCTTCTCGTTCAGGTGGGTCGCCGAATGGAACCGACCCCGCTGGCCCAGAGCCTGGCCGCGCCGATCCGGGACGTTCTGATGCGTGCCCGGGTTGCAGTCTCCATGCGACCCGTCTTCGATCCGGCGGAAATCGAATGCAATTTTACGATTGCCGCGTCGGACTACATGATCGACCTCGTGCTGGCCGAAACCGCCTGCAATCTGGCCCGCACGACGCCGGGCATGTGCCTCAACATGGGAAGCGTGCCGGAAGACATACAGGCCATGTTCGAGCGCGGTGCAATCGATCTGCTGATCGTGCCGGAGCAATACGCTTCCCATATGAAGCATCCGCAGGCGGAACTCTTGCAGGACGAGCATGTCTGCATGATGTGCGCGGAGGAAGCCCGCGATATCGATGTCCTGACGATGGACGACTATCTCGATCGCGGGCACGTGGCCATCAAGCTGGGCGATGACGCGAGCCTCGCCTTCGAGGAGTGGTTCCTGCCCCGCTTTGGCCGCCAGCGCCGCGTCGAGTGCACGATCGACCAGTTCAATGTCGCACCGTTACTGGTTACAGGTACCCGGCGCGTCGTCACCATTCACCGTCGTCTTGCGGAGAAAATGGCGGCGATGCATCCCGTCAAGCTGTTGCCCGCGCCTTTCGAGATGCAACCTCTTCGCGAGTTCATGGTGTGGCCACGCTATCTCGACGAGGACCCGGCCCATCGCTGGCTGCGGGAATCCATCAGGGCAACCGTCGAGCGTGCCGAAGCCGCCTGA
- a CDS encoding FAD-binding monooxygenase, with product MQYHLNGFRPGDPELQAAAAGRDGAQADLPETVDVLIVGTGPAGLTLAAQLSAFPDISTRIVERRAGPMEKGQADGISCRSMEMFNAFGFAEKILKQGYWVNETTFWKPDAANPGHITRNGRIQDVEDGLSEMPHMILNQARVHDMYLEIMRKSPSRLEPDYAWQLVDLTVDPGAADYPVTVSLERAEGEAEGQRRTVRARYVVGCDGARSAVRRAIGRELVGDSANQAWGVMDVLVVTDFPDIRCKTLIQSAKEGNIIIIPREGGYLVRLYIELDKLNAGERVAGRNITIDHLIAAAQRIFKPFSFDVRDVVWWSVYEIGQRLTDKFDDVPQDAVGTRLPHVFICGDACHTHSPKAGQGMNVSMGDAFNLGWKLVSVLEGRSPPGILHSYSAERQAVARDLIEFDREWSRIMSERPEPGAGGDAPRFQRYFIQHGRYTAGMSVVYTPSLLTGEKTWQALAPGFEIGARFHSAPVVRLADAKPIELGHVVKADARWRLFAFSPSGDPAAEGSAVRRLCAFLDTSANSPIRKYTSSGADIDSAIDLRVVFQQHSRDLVLETLPTFLLPRKGRLGLVDYEKIFCACPGDGRDIFDLRSIDREQGCLVLVRPDQHVAHVLPFDAHEELARFFDGFLLPVSK from the coding sequence ATGCAGTATCACCTCAATGGATTTCGACCCGGCGACCCGGAACTTCAGGCCGCTGCGGCCGGAAGGGATGGTGCGCAGGCAGACCTGCCCGAGACGGTCGATGTTCTCATCGTCGGGACAGGCCCTGCCGGTTTGACGCTTGCAGCCCAGCTGTCCGCCTTTCCCGACATTTCAACGCGCATCGTCGAGCGTCGGGCCGGCCCGATGGAAAAGGGACAGGCAGACGGCATTTCCTGCCGCTCCATGGAAATGTTCAACGCGTTCGGGTTTGCCGAGAAGATCCTCAAGCAGGGGTACTGGGTGAACGAGACCACGTTCTGGAAGCCTGACGCCGCTAATCCTGGGCACATCACCCGCAACGGCCGCATCCAGGATGTCGAGGACGGTCTCTCCGAGATGCCGCACATGATCCTCAATCAGGCACGGGTGCATGACATGTATCTCGAGATCATGCGCAAGTCGCCGTCGCGGCTGGAGCCGGATTATGCCTGGCAGCTCGTCGATCTGACGGTCGATCCGGGGGCCGCCGACTATCCCGTCACCGTGTCGCTCGAGCGGGCGGAGGGTGAGGCCGAGGGGCAGCGCCGCACGGTCAGGGCCCGCTACGTGGTGGGGTGCGACGGGGCGAGAAGCGCAGTGCGCCGCGCCATCGGCCGCGAACTCGTGGGCGATTCCGCAAACCAGGCCTGGGGCGTCATGGACGTTCTCGTCGTCACCGATTTCCCTGATATTCGCTGCAAGACACTGATCCAGTCGGCAAAAGAGGGCAATATCATCATCATTCCGCGCGAGGGCGGCTATCTCGTGCGCCTTTACATCGAGCTCGACAAGCTCAATGCGGGCGAGCGGGTCGCCGGCCGCAACATCACGATCGATCACCTGATCGCGGCGGCGCAGCGCATCTTCAAGCCGTTCTCCTTCGATGTCAGGGACGTGGTCTGGTGGTCGGTCTACGAGATCGGCCAGCGGCTTACCGACAAGTTCGACGACGTCCCGCAAGACGCCGTCGGCACCCGCCTGCCGCATGTCTTCATCTGCGGCGACGCCTGCCATACCCACAGTCCGAAGGCGGGGCAGGGCATGAACGTCTCCATGGGCGACGCCTTCAATCTTGGCTGGAAGCTTGTCTCCGTCCTTGAGGGCCGCTCGCCGCCGGGCATCCTGCACAGCTATTCAGCCGAGCGCCAGGCCGTAGCCCGGGACCTGATCGAGTTCGACCGCGAATGGTCGCGGATCATGAGCGAACGGCCGGAGCCCGGTGCGGGCGGCGACGCGCCGCGGTTCCAGCGCTACTTCATCCAGCACGGGCGCTATACGGCGGGCATGTCGGTCGTCTACACGCCGTCGCTGCTGACCGGGGAGAAGACCTGGCAGGCGCTGGCGCCCGGCTTCGAGATCGGCGCGCGCTTTCATTCCGCGCCGGTCGTCCGGCTCGCCGATGCCAAGCCGATCGAACTCGGCCATGTGGTCAAGGCGGATGCGCGCTGGCGGCTGTTTGCCTTCAGTCCGTCGGGCGATCCCGCCGCAGAGGGCTCGGCTGTTCGCCGGCTGTGCGCATTCCTCGACACTTCCGCCAATTCGCCGATCCGCAAATACACGTCGTCCGGCGCCGACATCGACTCGGCAATCGACCTGCGGGTCGTCTTCCAGCAGCACAGCCGCGACCTGGTGCTGGAAACTCTGCCGACCTTCCTCCTGCCGCGAAAGGGCAGGCTCGGTCTGGTCGACTACGAGAAGATCTTCTGCGCTTGCCCCGGAGACGGACGCGACATCTTCGACCTGCGGTCCATCGATCGCGAACAGGGATGCCTCGTGCTTGTCCGTCCCGATCAGCATGTCGCCCATGTCCTGCCCTTCGATGCGCATGAAGAACTGGCGCGGTTCTTCGACGGCTTCCTTCTGCCGGTTTCGAAGTGA
- a CDS encoding MarR family winged helix-turn-helix transcriptional regulator, with protein sequence MNEESEGALSAMMPGHLIRRLHQISTQVFARRIREAGSDLTPVQFAALDAIHQQPGVDQASLAHSIAKDRATVGAVVDRMEQKGLLTRVVSDQDKRARELTLTDEGREALKALMPIVTDLQKEILGGLNEEEYRQFIALAAKAAWSATPADEG encoded by the coding sequence ATGAACGAAGAGAGCGAAGGCGCCTTGAGCGCCATGATGCCCGGGCACCTGATCCGCCGCCTGCACCAGATATCGACCCAGGTGTTCGCCAGGAGAATTCGGGAAGCGGGGTCGGACCTGACGCCCGTCCAGTTCGCCGCGCTCGATGCCATTCACCAACAGCCGGGCGTCGATCAGGCGAGCCTTGCGCATTCCATCGCCAAGGACCGCGCGACCGTCGGCGCCGTTGTCGACCGCATGGAGCAGAAAGGGCTCCTGACGCGCGTCGTCAGCGATCAGGACAAGCGCGCCCGCGAGCTGACACTGACCGACGAAGGGCGCGAGGCGCTTAAGGCGCTGATGCCTATTGTCACCGACCTTCAGAAGGAAATCCTCGGCGGCCTGAACGAGGAGGAATACCGCCAGTTCATCGCACTCGCGGCAAAGGCCGCGTGGTCGGCCACACCGGCGGACGAAGGCTGA
- a CDS encoding TRAP transporter substrate-binding protein, with protein MKLKTLTAALAATFTLAASFASAEDLKLADFQPPTHFVVDSTYKPFAATIADKTGGAVTVTLYMGGEIGPGPAEQYNRALEGVADIAFGLPGYTAANFPKTLLAELPGVITAENGTERILANLDKLSAEYKRVVLLGLWNNAPNLLFTAEKPIRSLDDLKGLKIRVPSRNAGLVVEAWGATPVSMPAPEIYNAMQTGVIDGAMIDATTLKAFKLAEVTKYITQGMDTTMSDFFLVMNRDSFGELSDDQQKIVLDAGRTAAVNGNKAWLAVADKALADFSATDGKEVITLAPDEAAKFNAASSAAVEKIIADADAQGLEASAFVKALKGN; from the coding sequence ATGAAACTGAAGACACTCACGGCTGCCCTTGCAGCGACGTTCACGCTGGCTGCATCCTTTGCATCCGCCGAAGATCTCAAGCTGGCCGACTTCCAGCCGCCGACCCATTTCGTGGTCGATTCCACCTACAAGCCCTTTGCGGCCACCATAGCCGACAAGACCGGCGGCGCGGTGACGGTGACGCTCTACATGGGCGGCGAGATCGGTCCCGGTCCGGCCGAGCAGTACAACCGGGCGCTTGAGGGCGTCGCCGACATCGCCTTCGGTCTGCCGGGCTATACGGCTGCCAACTTCCCCAAGACGCTGCTGGCCGAACTGCCGGGCGTCATCACCGCCGAAAACGGGACGGAGCGTATACTTGCCAATCTCGACAAGCTGTCGGCCGAGTACAAGCGCGTGGTCCTGCTGGGCCTCTGGAACAATGCACCGAACCTCTTGTTTACGGCCGAAAAGCCGATCCGCAGCCTGGACGACCTGAAGGGCCTGAAGATTCGCGTGCCGTCGCGCAATGCCGGTCTGGTCGTCGAGGCCTGGGGGGCGACGCCTGTTTCGATGCCGGCGCCGGAAATCTACAATGCGATGCAGACCGGCGTCATCGACGGGGCGATGATCGATGCGACGACGCTGAAGGCGTTCAAGCTGGCCGAAGTCACGAAGTACATCACACAAGGGATGGACACCACGATGTCCGATTTCTTCCTGGTCATGAACCGCGACAGCTTCGGTGAGCTGAGCGACGATCAGCAGAAGATCGTGCTGGATGCCGGCCGCACGGCGGCTGTCAACGGCAACAAGGCATGGCTTGCCGTCGCCGACAAGGCGCTTGCCGATTTCTCCGCCACGGATGGCAAGGAAGTCATCACGCTGGCGCCGGATGAAGCCGCCAAGTTCAATGCCGCGAGCAGTGCCGCCGTCGAAAAGATCATCGCCGACGCCGATGCGCAGGGGCTTGAGGCCAGCGCCTTCGTCAAGGCCCTGAAGGGGAATTGA
- a CDS encoding TRAP transporter large permease: MTPFVAGFVGIACLFALLIVRVPVAFSMLIVGFGGYWVLEGSRSAGGVLLTESYSAISNYNLIVVPMFVLLGNVSSAAGFSRGLYDAAFAWVGRFRGGLASASVLGCAVFAAVSGSSVATAVTLGKVALPEMRRLGYAPGLSTGAIAAGGTLGFLIPPSTGFVLYAILTEESIGRLFMAGVVPGLLLTALFMAVVWLISYFDPKAGPRGEPVALADRFRIFGQAAPLLLVIVLSIGGIYVGIFTPVEASGVGAALVILLAVIKRRLSFKDFRDAVMSTLSTSAMLYAIVIGANVLNPFFAVTRIPSTLGEGLGALGLGAYGTLFVIIFAYIVLGMFMDGLSMLVITIPIVFPVITALGFDPVWFGVVAVIVIEMGMITPPVGLNVFVVRAVAGDVPLTTIFRGVAPFLLAMIVGLLLIIAIPGIALFLPNTMFG, from the coding sequence ATGACGCCTTTCGTCGCCGGCTTCGTGGGCATCGCCTGCCTGTTTGCGCTTCTCATCGTGCGTGTCCCGGTTGCCTTCTCCATGCTGATCGTCGGTTTCGGCGGCTACTGGGTTCTGGAAGGGTCGCGCAGCGCCGGCGGCGTCCTGCTGACGGAAAGCTACTCGGCCATATCCAACTACAATCTCATCGTCGTGCCGATGTTCGTGCTCTTGGGCAACGTTTCGTCTGCGGCGGGCTTCAGTCGCGGCCTCTACGATGCGGCCTTTGCCTGGGTCGGCCGCTTCCGGGGCGGGCTGGCGTCCGCGTCGGTGCTGGGCTGCGCCGTCTTCGCCGCCGTTTCCGGCTCTTCCGTCGCCACCGCCGTGACACTCGGCAAGGTGGCGCTGCCGGAAATGCGCCGGCTGGGCTACGCCCCCGGTCTCTCTACCGGCGCGATCGCGGCGGGCGGTACGCTCGGCTTTCTTATACCGCCTTCGACCGGATTCGTTCTCTACGCCATCCTCACCGAGGAATCGATCGGCCGCCTGTTCATGGCCGGCGTCGTGCCCGGGCTGCTGCTGACGGCGCTGTTCATGGCGGTGGTCTGGCTGATCTCGTATTTCGATCCGAAGGCGGGCCCGCGCGGCGAACCCGTGGCGCTGGCCGACCGTTTCCGGATCTTCGGGCAGGCCGCGCCGCTTCTTCTCGTTATCGTGCTCTCCATCGGCGGCATCTATGTGGGCATATTCACACCCGTCGAAGCCTCCGGTGTCGGGGCGGCGCTGGTGATCCTGCTGGCCGTCATCAAGCGGCGCCTGTCGTTCAAGGATTTCCGCGACGCGGTGATGAGTACGCTCAGCACCTCGGCCATGCTCTATGCCATCGTGATCGGCGCCAATGTGCTCAATCCGTTCTTTGCGGTCACCCGCATCCCATCAACGCTTGGCGAGGGTCTCGGTGCGCTGGGCCTCGGCGCATACGGCACGCTCTTCGTCATCATCTTCGCCTACATCGTGCTCGGCATGTTCATGGACGGGCTGTCCATGCTCGTCATCACGATCCCGATCGTCTTTCCGGTCATCACGGCGCTCGGCTTCGATCCGGTCTGGTTCGGCGTCGTCGCGGTGATCGTCATCGAAATGGGCATGATCACGCCGCCCGTCGGGCTCAACGTCTTCGTCGTCCGCGCCGTCGCCGGGGACGTGCCGCTGACAACCATCTTCCGCGGCGTCGCGCCGTTCCTTCTCGCCATGATCGTCGGCCTGCTGCTGATCATCGCGATACCCGGGATTGCGCTGTTCCTGCCCAACACGATGTTCGGGTGA
- a CDS encoding TRAP transporter small permease, which translates to MRDTIDIWSARFERATFYLALVGAICLLAIVAIVTVGVVMRYVLGIPILGVNEFVQLTAVALIMASLPYCTAKRDHVAVDVFERILGRWGRFIGDIVAYCLSGFVMAILAQRAVLKALDALEWGDATNMLRMPIWPFYAILAAGAALCVLTFAVQLVVLIVKGAK; encoded by the coding sequence ATGCGTGACACCATTGATATCTGGTCGGCCCGGTTCGAGAGGGCAACCTTCTATCTGGCGCTGGTCGGCGCCATCTGCCTGCTGGCGATCGTCGCCATCGTCACGGTGGGCGTCGTTATGCGCTACGTCCTGGGCATTCCGATCCTCGGCGTCAACGAATTCGTGCAATTGACCGCCGTCGCCCTGATCATGGCATCGCTTCCCTACTGTACCGCAAAGCGCGACCATGTTGCCGTCGATGTCTTCGAACGCATTCTCGGCCGCTGGGGCCGGTTCATCGGCGACATCGTCGCCTACTGCCTCTCGGGCTTCGTGATGGCCATCCTGGCGCAGCGCGCGGTCCTCAAGGCGCTCGACGCCCTGGAGTGGGGCGATGCGACCAACATGCTGCGCATGCCGATCTGGCCGTTCTACGCCATCCTCGCTGCCGGGGCCGCGCTGTGCGTGCTTACCTTTGCCGTGCAGCTGGTTGTCCTTATCGTGAAGGGGGCAAAGTGA